Proteins encoded within one genomic window of Sphaerotilus montanus:
- a CDS encoding quinoprotein dehydrogenase-associated SoxYZ-like carrier: MPRRHLIAALLTLWLGHAAAAAPDPFEGDPYQSHPWVDMRKEYLGATAKTVFDDRVQVRGPAFAEDPMNVPITVSVTNLPGVDRIIVLVDRNPIRKVLEYQPMDALPSVSFRFKLEQASPVRAAARTADGVWHIGGTLVDSAGGGCTVAGATRKDGSWTQTLGIVSARVFDATPIPGEAASGSRLRLKVMHPMDTGLVGGIPAFYVNRLSVRDERDRELLRLQTFEPVSENPVFSFDFPVKPAGTLRIVGTDNNGNRIDAKLE, encoded by the coding sequence ATGCCCCGCCGCCACCTGATCGCCGCCCTGCTGACGTTATGGCTGGGCCACGCGGCCGCCGCTGCGCCAGACCCGTTCGAGGGCGATCCCTACCAGTCGCACCCCTGGGTCGACATGCGCAAGGAATACCTCGGCGCGACCGCGAAAACCGTGTTCGACGACCGGGTGCAGGTGCGCGGCCCCGCGTTTGCCGAAGACCCGATGAACGTGCCGATCACGGTCTCGGTCACGAACCTGCCCGGCGTGGACCGCATCATCGTGCTGGTCGACCGCAACCCCATCCGCAAGGTGCTGGAGTACCAGCCGATGGACGCGCTGCCCAGCGTGTCCTTCCGGTTCAAGCTGGAACAGGCCAGCCCGGTGCGGGCTGCGGCGCGCACGGCCGACGGCGTCTGGCACATCGGCGGCACGCTGGTGGATTCGGCCGGCGGCGGCTGCACCGTCGCGGGTGCCACGCGCAAGGACGGCTCCTGGACGCAGACGCTGGGCATCGTCAGCGCCCGGGTGTTCGATGCGACGCCGATTCCCGGCGAGGCCGCATCGGGTTCGCGGCTGCGCCTGAAGGTGATGCACCCGATGGACACCGGCCTGGTCGGCGGCATCCCGGCGTTCTACGTCAACCGCCTGTCGGTGCGCGACGAGCGTGACCGCGAGCTGCTGCGCCTGCAGACCTTCGAGCCGGTCAGCGAGAACCCGGTGTTCTCGTTCGACTTCCCCGTCAAGCCGGCCGGCACGCTGCGCATCGTCGGCACCGACAACAACGGCAACCGCATCGACGCGAAGCTGGAGTGA
- a CDS encoding TonB-dependent receptor plug domain-containing protein: protein MHPSRTLTALACLALISPVALGQNAGGVRALAELSLEDLMRVEVVSASRGSDRLGDVAAPVFVITRDDILRTGVRSLPEALRLAPGVDVARLSGARWAVGVRGDAGRFSNKLQVLVDGRSIYSPLFSGVMWETQRVPLADIERIEIIRGPAGAVWGANAVNGVINIITRRAQDSLGQQVDVEAGSEGAMVLHGSRSTGSAEAGAWRLYAQVDGTGRSSAPDGSDANDASLVSTAGLRFDRDVDAHTQLTAQAQLMHSRVDDTRLRPVVTPPYSLQSPTTQTIDRVHAHGTLTHRLHAHSQLTLSGLVAVESGEELGSQSVNSQIADLEVSHAFQPIGSVHQITWGLGARLYQDHNETQGIGKFDPARRRMTDWRLFGQDRWVGFDDRLSIVGGLRLDHTFFAGTRSQPSLAVAWKQTPDMTLWSSLSRAIRVPSRGEEDADVAVAVVPPGVAGNPLPILLRSGADQPTVVESVRALQAGLRNRLNEQLAFDATLFRQVYDPLGFRAPTPLNPQLVMAQTPYIDATLGRAPGRASATGLELSSDWRPLPSLRQQLSYTWLRTEVPDSQVGRGGALVQSPRHLLTLRLSYDVSPLLSVDAWARYTSERGTDTLAAGYIPARKVLDLSARWSVARNTVLSARAYNLGGPRRVEIQPDIGYSKPVNVSPGLGVRVEIRH, encoded by the coding sequence ATGCACCCATCCCGAACGCTCACCGCGCTGGCCTGTCTCGCGCTGATTTCTCCCGTGGCCCTGGGCCAGAACGCCGGTGGTGTGCGGGCGCTGGCGGAGCTGTCGCTGGAAGACCTGATGCGGGTCGAGGTGGTCAGCGCCAGCCGGGGCAGTGACCGGCTGGGCGATGTGGCCGCCCCCGTGTTCGTCATCACCCGCGACGACATCCTGCGCACCGGTGTCCGGTCACTGCCGGAAGCGCTGCGCCTGGCGCCGGGCGTGGACGTGGCGCGCCTGTCGGGGGCACGGTGGGCGGTGGGTGTGCGCGGCGATGCCGGGCGTTTTTCCAACAAGCTGCAGGTGCTGGTCGATGGCCGCAGCATCTACTCGCCGCTGTTCTCCGGCGTGATGTGGGAAACCCAGCGCGTGCCGCTGGCCGACATCGAGCGCATCGAGATCATCCGCGGCCCGGCCGGGGCGGTCTGGGGGGCGAATGCGGTCAACGGGGTCATCAACATCATCACCCGGCGGGCGCAGGACAGCCTGGGCCAGCAGGTGGATGTGGAAGCGGGCAGCGAGGGGGCCATGGTGCTCCACGGCAGCCGCAGCACCGGCTCGGCCGAAGCGGGGGCGTGGCGCCTGTACGCGCAGGTCGATGGCACGGGCCGGTCCTCCGCGCCGGATGGCAGCGACGCCAACGACGCTTCGCTGGTCAGCACCGCCGGACTGCGCTTCGACCGTGATGTCGACGCGCACACCCAGCTCACCGCCCAGGCCCAGCTGATGCACTCCCGCGTCGACGACACCCGGCTGCGGCCGGTGGTGACGCCGCCGTACTCGCTGCAGTCGCCGACGACCCAGACCATCGACCGTGTGCATGCCCATGGCACGCTGACCCACCGCCTCCATGCGCACTCGCAGCTGACACTGTCGGGCCTGGTCGCCGTGGAGTCCGGCGAGGAGCTCGGCTCCCAGAGTGTCAACAGCCAGATCGCGGACCTGGAGGTGTCGCACGCCTTCCAGCCGATCGGGTCGGTCCACCAGATCACCTGGGGCCTTGGTGCCCGGCTGTACCAGGACCACAACGAGACCCAGGGCATCGGGAAGTTCGATCCCGCCCGCCGGCGCATGACGGACTGGCGCCTCTTCGGCCAGGACCGCTGGGTCGGGTTCGACGACCGGCTGTCGATCGTGGGGGGCTTGCGGCTGGACCACACCTTCTTTGCCGGCACCCGCAGCCAGCCCAGTCTGGCGGTGGCCTGGAAACAGACGCCCGACATGACGCTGTGGTCCTCGCTGTCCCGGGCCATCCGGGTGCCTTCGCGGGGCGAGGAGGACGCCGATGTGGCCGTGGCCGTGGTGCCACCCGGCGTGGCGGGCAATCCGCTGCCGATCCTGCTGCGCTCGGGGGCGGACCAGCCCACGGTGGTGGAATCGGTGCGCGCCCTGCAGGCCGGACTGCGCAACCGCCTGAACGAGCAGCTGGCGTTCGACGCGACCCTGTTCCGCCAGGTCTACGACCCGCTCGGCTTCCGCGCACCCACGCCGCTCAATCCGCAACTCGTCATGGCGCAGACGCCCTATATCGACGCCACCCTGGGGCGCGCACCCGGGCGGGCGTCGGCGACCGGACTGGAGCTGTCCTCGGACTGGCGTCCGCTGCCGTCGCTGCGCCAGCAGCTGAGCTACACCTGGCTGCGCACGGAGGTGCCGGACAGCCAGGTCGGTCGCGGCGGTGCGCTGGTCCAGAGCCCCCGGCACCTGCTGACGCTGCGCCTGTCCTACGACGTCTCGCCGCTGCTGAGCGTGGACGCCTGGGCCCGCTACACCAGCGAGCGCGGCACCGACACCCTGGCGGCCGGCTACATCCCCGCGCGCAAAGTGCTCGATCTGAGTGCGCGCTGGTCGGTGGCCCGCAACACGGTGCTGAGCGCCCGGGCCTACAACCTGGGGGGGCCGCGCCGGGTCGAGATCCAGCCGGACATCGGCTATTCGAAGCCGGTGAACGTGAGTCCCGGCCTCGGCGTGCGCGTGGAAATCCGCCATTGA
- a CDS encoding putative bifunctional diguanylate cyclase/phosphodiesterase: protein MIARLLHDLRLRTKLSLVVIVSTLMASLLLFVVVTLLEYHDSRHRVEERAQGLARVLAQNVRAPLSFEDPAAARRVLESLGAVPEVRWAALLDMQAAVFAAYAARGSAPPVAAELVRLVTLATAGEVTGALVHTVELVQVDGSVVGRLVLCTDAAPAFSATLTRALLVLMGAAFIGLLASAAAVKVQDGMVRPIAGLADVMHDVSRTHAYMTRVSTSRSDEVGALYDGFNLLLGELEARDTVLQRQQARLFTLAHVDAVTGLSNRHHFRMMLDEALTRLSGHPCAILCLDLDRFKTVNDALGHDVGDHLLTLVGQRLKAVSRDGDMVARLGGDEFAMILCDVADPQEVQRIADRVLATLCTSVDIEGLTVPMGVSVGIALAPRDGDQPEQLLKNADLALYGAKAGGRGRACFYDKSMSAGVVRRLQLERALRSAITLDQLSVVYQPQVDLASRAVTGFEALVRWKHPELGDVRPDEFIAVAEDAGLINEIGAWVLEQACLVAVTWPEHLSVAVNLSAVQVMTQDLPLLVGRVLAATGLSARRLEVEITESVLLNETEATLAQLHGLNRLGVRIALDDFGTGYSSMAYLRRFPFDKLKIDRCFVKALTTEPDARVIVHAIIDMAAGLHMKTLAEGVEREAEMVALLEEGCAEVQGYLVSRPLRVEAVPTFLAAWAGSQGATAETGQTVLVLG from the coding sequence GTGATCGCGCGCCTGCTGCACGACCTGCGCCTGCGTACCAAGCTCAGTCTGGTCGTGATCGTCTCGACGCTGATGGCGTCGCTGCTGCTGTTCGTGGTGGTGACGCTGCTGGAATACCACGACTCGCGCCACCGGGTCGAGGAGCGCGCCCAGGGCCTGGCACGGGTGCTGGCGCAGAACGTCCGGGCGCCGCTGTCGTTCGAGGATCCCGCCGCGGCGCGCCGGGTGCTCGAAAGTCTGGGGGCCGTGCCGGAGGTGCGCTGGGCGGCGCTGCTGGACATGCAGGCGGCCGTCTTCGCCGCCTACGCGGCCCGGGGCAGTGCGCCGCCCGTGGCTGCAGAACTGGTTCGGCTGGTCACGCTGGCGACCGCGGGCGAGGTCACCGGTGCGCTCGTGCACACCGTGGAGCTGGTCCAGGTGGACGGCTCGGTGGTCGGTCGGCTGGTGCTGTGCACGGATGCGGCGCCGGCCTTCAGCGCCACGCTGACCCGCGCCTTGCTGGTGCTGATGGGAGCGGCGTTCATCGGTCTGCTGGCCAGCGCGGCGGCGGTCAAGGTGCAGGACGGCATGGTCCGCCCCATTGCCGGTCTGGCCGACGTGATGCACGACGTCTCGCGCACCCATGCCTACATGACCCGCGTCAGCACCAGCCGCAGCGACGAGGTCGGCGCGCTGTACGACGGCTTCAACCTCCTGCTCGGCGAACTGGAGGCGCGCGACACCGTGCTGCAGCGGCAGCAGGCGCGGCTGTTCACGCTGGCGCACGTGGATGCCGTGACCGGTCTGAGCAACCGCCACCACTTCCGGATGATGCTCGACGAGGCGCTGACCCGCCTGTCCGGCCACCCCTGCGCCATCCTGTGTCTCGACCTGGACCGCTTCAAGACCGTCAACGATGCGCTGGGCCATGACGTGGGCGACCACCTGCTGACGCTGGTCGGGCAACGCCTGAAGGCGGTGTCGCGCGACGGGGACATGGTGGCCCGGCTCGGTGGCGACGAGTTCGCCATGATCCTGTGCGACGTGGCCGATCCCCAGGAAGTGCAGCGGATCGCGGACCGGGTGCTGGCGACGCTGTGCACCTCGGTCGACATCGAGGGCCTGACGGTGCCGATGGGCGTCAGCGTCGGCATCGCGCTGGCGCCACGCGATGGTGACCAGCCGGAGCAGCTGCTCAAGAACGCCGACCTGGCGCTCTACGGGGCCAAGGCGGGCGGTCGCGGACGGGCCTGCTTCTACGACAAGAGCATGAGCGCAGGCGTCGTGCGCCGGCTGCAGCTGGAGCGGGCGCTGCGTTCGGCGATCACGCTGGACCAGCTTTCGGTGGTCTACCAGCCGCAGGTCGATCTGGCCAGCCGCGCCGTCACCGGCTTCGAGGCACTGGTGCGCTGGAAGCACCCGGAGCTGGGCGACGTGCGCCCGGACGAGTTCATCGCCGTTGCCGAGGATGCCGGACTGATCAACGAGATCGGCGCCTGGGTGCTGGAGCAGGCCTGCCTGGTGGCCGTCACCTGGCCGGAGCACCTGTCGGTGGCGGTGAACCTGTCGGCCGTGCAGGTGATGACCCAGGACCTGCCGCTGCTGGTCGGGCGGGTGCTGGCGGCCACCGGGCTGTCGGCCAGGCGGCTGGAGGTGGAGATCACCGAGTCGGTGCTGCTCAACGAGACCGAGGCGACGCTGGCACAGCTGCATGGCCTGAACCGGCTGGGCGTGCGCATCGCGCTGGACGATTTCGGGACGGGCTACTCGTCGATGGCCTATCTGCGGCGTTTCCCGTTCGACAAGCTCAAGATCGACCGCTGCTTCGTCAAGGCGCTCACCACCGAGCCGGATGCCCGCGTGATCGTGCACGCCATCATCGACATGGCGGCAGGCCTGCACATGAAGACGCTGGCGGAAGGTGTGGAGCGGGAAGCCGAGATGGTGGCCCTGCTGGAAGAAGGCTGCGCGGAAGTCCAGGGCTATCTGGTGTCACGGCCGCTGCGGGTCGAGGCCGTGCCGACCTTCCTGGCCGCCTGGGCGGGCTCACAAGGCGCAACTGCGGAAACCGGTCAGACCGTGCTGGTCCTCGGGTAG
- the thiS gene encoding sulfur carrier protein ThiS — protein MQITFKLYASLTDYLPADRRTSNWMALEIEPDSTIATIIAPFNLPMNLVHLVLINGVYVYPAERATRTLAEGDVLAIWPPIAGG, from the coding sequence GTGCAGATCACGTTCAAGCTCTACGCCTCGCTGACCGACTACCTGCCGGCCGACCGGCGCACCAGCAACTGGATGGCGCTGGAGATCGAACCCGACTCCACCATCGCCACCATCATCGCGCCGTTCAACCTGCCGATGAACCTGGTGCACCTGGTGCTGATCAACGGCGTCTACGTCTACCCGGCCGAGCGCGCCACGCGCACGCTGGCCGAGGGCGACGTGCTGGCGATCTGGCCACCGATCGCGGGCGGCTGA
- a CDS encoding substrate-binding domain-containing protein, protein MKTRGIHLQYTFGPPDQRGADIQNPLFDLLSAVREHGSIQQAAKALGASYRHIWGSLKQWEEAIGESLVVWTQGQPARLTPFAERLLWAETRARTRMTPHIEALRAELERVLTEALDGSQQVLTIYASHDLALPRLREIASTDERLHIDLRFAGSIDALRALAEGRCLVAGFHVPRIRTAAPLFARALKPLLKPGQHKLIGCTQRTQGLMVARGNPLGLHTLGDLVGSPARFVNRQEGSATRLLTDHLLQQAGVAPSAITTYFEPSEDSHLAVAAAIASGVGDAGMGIEAAAQAFGLDFVPIVAEDYFLVCLKEALEHPAVLRLRQVLHGEHWQTALQALPGYTGADSAGEVLSLVRALPWWNYRSAKAQRLEPAPVAGAST, encoded by the coding sequence ATGAAAACCCGCGGCATCCACCTGCAGTACACCTTCGGTCCGCCTGACCAGCGCGGCGCCGACATCCAGAATCCCCTGTTCGATCTGCTGAGCGCGGTGCGCGAGCACGGCTCCATCCAGCAGGCGGCCAAGGCGCTGGGCGCCTCCTACCGCCATATCTGGGGCTCGCTCAAGCAGTGGGAAGAGGCGATCGGCGAATCGCTCGTGGTCTGGACCCAGGGCCAGCCCGCGCGTCTGACGCCGTTCGCCGAGCGGCTGCTGTGGGCCGAGACCCGCGCCCGCACCCGCATGACGCCGCACATCGAGGCCCTGCGCGCCGAGCTGGAGCGGGTGCTCACCGAAGCGCTTGATGGCTCGCAGCAGGTGCTGACCATCTACGCCAGCCACGATCTGGCGCTGCCGCGCCTGCGCGAGATCGCCAGCACCGACGAACGCCTGCACATCGACCTGCGCTTCGCTGGCAGCATCGACGCGCTGCGGGCGCTGGCCGAAGGGCGCTGTCTGGTGGCCGGCTTCCACGTGCCGCGCATCCGCACCGCCGCACCGCTGTTCGCGCGCGCGCTCAAGCCGCTGCTCAAGCCTGGCCAGCACAAGCTGATCGGCTGCACGCAGCGCACGCAGGGGCTGATGGTGGCGCGCGGTAATCCGCTGGGGCTGCACACGCTGGGCGATCTGGTCGGCAGCCCGGCGCGCTTCGTCAACCGGCAGGAAGGCTCGGCGACCCGGCTGCTGACCGACCACCTGCTGCAGCAGGCCGGCGTCGCGCCGAGCGCCATCACCACCTACTTCGAGCCGTCCGAGGACAGCCACCTCGCGGTCGCTGCGGCCATCGCCAGCGGCGTGGGCGATGCGGGCATGGGCATCGAGGCGGCGGCGCAGGCCTTCGGGCTGGACTTCGTGCCCATCGTGGCCGAGGACTACTTCCTGGTCTGCCTGAAGGAGGCGCTCGAACACCCCGCCGTGCTGCGCCTGCGCCAGGTGCTGCATGGCGAACACTGGCAGACGGCGCTGCAGGCCTTGCCCGGCTACACCGGCGCCGACAGTGCCGGCGAGGTGCTGTCGCTGGTGCGGGCCTTGCCGTGGTGGAACTACCGCTCGGCCAAGGCTCAGCGGCTGGAACCGGCACCCGTGGCCGGTGCGAGCACCTGA
- a CDS encoding quinoprotein relay system zinc metallohydrolase 1 has protein sequence MTKQSPSTWLQTLVLAVGLALLAAVPALVFAEAPKVDLARFDYGLRARALADGVYVVEGANDDFTVANGCNIINTGFITTGDGVVVINTGTSRRYGEQLRALIARTTAEPVVQVVQLNLHPDYFLGNQGFADVPRAATPVTRAGVAREAAAYETNLYRLCGDWMLGTETVAPDRDTPAAPPSGSVWKVGQRTFELREFSGHTASDLVLIDRTSGVAFVGGLVFVQRIPTTPHAQIGPWLQSLDALDTLNLRTLVPSHGPVQTTPEAARDGIAQTRRFLHWIDQHFSRWAAQGWEMNEVLRAPVPAEFRDWAAFRTEYVRNVAHLYPAYERQVLAPATGAGSSR, from the coding sequence ATGACAAAGCAATCCCCCTCCACCTGGCTGCAGACGCTCGTGCTCGCCGTGGGTCTGGCGCTGCTGGCCGCCGTGCCGGCGCTGGTCTTCGCCGAGGCCCCGAAGGTCGATCTGGCCCGCTTCGACTACGGCCTGCGCGCCCGTGCGCTGGCCGATGGGGTCTATGTGGTCGAAGGTGCCAATGACGACTTCACGGTCGCCAACGGCTGCAACATCATCAACACCGGCTTCATCACGACCGGCGACGGCGTCGTGGTCATCAACACCGGCACCAGCCGGCGCTACGGCGAGCAGTTGCGGGCGCTGATCGCGCGCACGACGGCCGAGCCCGTGGTGCAGGTGGTGCAGCTCAACCTGCATCCCGACTACTTCCTCGGCAACCAGGGCTTCGCGGACGTGCCGCGCGCCGCCACGCCGGTGACCCGCGCCGGCGTCGCCCGCGAGGCCGCGGCCTACGAGACCAACCTCTACCGCCTCTGCGGCGACTGGATGCTGGGCACCGAAACCGTGGCGCCAGACCGGGACACCCCCGCGGCGCCGCCGAGCGGCAGCGTCTGGAAAGTCGGCCAGCGCACGTTCGAGCTGCGCGAGTTCAGCGGCCACACGGCGTCGGATCTCGTGCTGATCGACCGCACGAGCGGCGTGGCCTTTGTCGGCGGACTGGTGTTCGTGCAGCGCATCCCGACGACACCGCACGCGCAGATCGGGCCCTGGCTGCAGAGCCTGGACGCCCTCGACACCCTGAACCTGCGCACGCTGGTGCCGAGCCACGGCCCGGTGCAGACCACGCCCGAAGCCGCCCGCGACGGCATCGCGCAGACCCGGCGCTTCCTGCACTGGATCGACCAGCACTTCAGCCGCTGGGCAGCGCAGGGCTGGGAGATGAACGAGGTGCTGCGTGCACCGGTGCCGGCCGAGTTCCGGGACTGGGCGGCGTTCAGGACCGAGTACGTGCGCAATGTCGCGCACCTCTACCCGGCCTACGAGCGTCAGGTGCTCGCACCGGCCACGGGTGCCGGTTCCAGCCGCTGA
- a CDS encoding YfiR family protein — MTTTSAASRASLGRRFRAGWTVRLACAVVPGLLGWSGAVEAGPDESAVQAAFVLNFAKFTEWPPASQPGRQGAMLLCQFGVRDELTQAFRALEGRPLQGVSIQWRKVNRLDEARGCHVLFIAESGLSMVQLGALPVLTVSDLPGFAQQGGVIGLVRQSGRLRFEVNRGVAQSAGLRLSADLLSLAMTVLDGPARREGAM; from the coding sequence ATGACCACCACCTCCGCCGCATCCCGGGCTTCCCTGGGACGACGGTTCCGTGCGGGCTGGACGGTCCGCCTGGCCTGTGCGGTCGTGCCGGGCCTGCTCGGCTGGTCGGGTGCGGTCGAGGCGGGGCCGGACGAGTCGGCGGTGCAGGCTGCCTTCGTGCTGAACTTTGCCAAGTTCACCGAGTGGCCGCCCGCCAGCCAGCCCGGCCGCCAGGGCGCGATGCTCCTGTGCCAGTTCGGCGTGCGCGACGAGCTGACGCAGGCGTTCCGCGCGCTGGAGGGCCGTCCGCTGCAGGGGGTGTCGATCCAGTGGCGCAAGGTGAACCGGCTGGACGAGGCCCGTGGCTGCCATGTGCTCTTCATTGCCGAATCGGGCCTGTCAATGGTGCAACTGGGCGCCTTGCCGGTGCTCACCGTCAGTGACCTGCCGGGCTTCGCGCAGCAGGGGGGCGTGATCGGGCTGGTGCGGCAGAGCGGGCGGCTGCGGTTCGAGGTCAACCGGGGGGTCGCGCAGTCTGCCGGACTGCGGCTTTCGGCCGATCTGCTGTCGCTGGCGATGACCGTGCTCGACGGCCCGGCCCGGCGCGAGGGGGCGATGTGA
- a CDS encoding TonB-dependent receptor family protein, giving the protein MTPNSRSAAIAHARRRPTAVAALACLLSGLQGAALAQSAADATLDTVVVTGSTRERKLTEVPYAITAVGAEALRNSGPMVNLSESLARVPGLVVANRNNYAQDLQISSRGFGARAGFGVRGLRLYADGIPASMPDGQGQVAHFDLAGAERVEVLRGPFSALYGNSSGGVIALFSKPVRERQFEVGADVGSFGLRQGRVSIAAPLDDGFDVSASLSSLSIDGFRPQSGADRQLANARLGWKGDHDRVTVTVSDQNQTADDPLGLTRAQFTANPDQTTPESAQYGTRKVIRQTQAGASWAHQFTDAGPLARTQLTGYTGSRGVMQFLAIPPTTQANVRHGGGLVDFDRQYHGADARALWHWDAVDLTTGVNVEKQTDDRRGYNNYTGTAAAPTALGVQGTLRRNELNRADTREAYAQADWALATDWQASLGVRSGRVRMRVQDYYLGNGDDSGALTYRYTNPVAGLRWRASSALTLHAAASRGHESPTLGELAYRPDGTSGFNTDLQAQTSRQFELGAKWRESGLALDATVFRIDTDQEIGVATNAGGRSSFRNVGRTERYGAELGAGWRVVPGLRAQLALTLLHAQYADAFVTCTGVPCTLTAATNTTTVPAGNRIAGTQPASAYAELAWSAPWSADAEAAVEWRAQGRTAVNDTNTDHAGGYGLFNLRYSHRWIVDEAGTLQLLARLDNVAGRRVAGSVIVNDANGRYFEPGAPRSALVSLRYLRRF; this is encoded by the coding sequence ATGACTCCGAATTCCCGCTCCGCCGCCATTGCCCACGCCCGCCGGCGCCCGACCGCGGTCGCCGCCCTCGCCTGCCTGCTGTCCGGCCTGCAGGGCGCGGCCCTGGCCCAGTCGGCCGCCGACGCCACGCTGGACACCGTCGTCGTCACCGGCTCCACCCGCGAGCGCAAGCTGACCGAGGTGCCCTACGCCATCACCGCGGTCGGCGCCGAGGCACTGCGCAACAGCGGGCCGATGGTGAACCTGTCCGAATCGCTGGCCCGCGTGCCGGGGCTGGTGGTGGCCAACCGCAACAACTACGCGCAGGACCTGCAGATCAGCTCGCGCGGCTTCGGTGCCCGCGCCGGCTTCGGCGTGCGCGGCCTGCGCCTGTACGCGGACGGCATCCCCGCCTCCATGCCCGACGGCCAAGGCCAGGTCGCGCATTTCGACCTCGCCGGGGCCGAGCGGGTCGAGGTGCTGCGCGGGCCGTTCTCGGCGCTGTACGGCAACTCCTCGGGCGGCGTGATCGCGCTGTTCTCGAAGCCGGTGCGCGAGCGGCAGTTCGAGGTCGGCGCCGATGTCGGCAGCTTCGGGCTGCGCCAGGGCCGCGTCTCCATCGCCGCGCCGCTGGACGATGGCTTCGACGTGTCGGCCAGCCTGTCCAGCCTGTCGATCGACGGCTTCCGCCCGCAGAGCGGCGCCGACCGCCAGCTCGCCAATGCCCGGCTGGGCTGGAAAGGCGACCACGACCGCGTGACCGTGACCGTCAGCGACCAGAACCAGACCGCGGACGATCCGCTCGGCCTGACCCGCGCGCAGTTCACGGCCAATCCGGACCAGACCACCCCGGAATCCGCCCAGTACGGCACCCGCAAGGTGATCCGCCAGACCCAGGCCGGCGCCAGCTGGGCCCACCAGTTCACCGACGCCGGCCCGCTGGCCCGCACGCAGCTCACCGGCTACACCGGCTCGCGCGGCGTGATGCAGTTCCTCGCGATCCCGCCGACCACGCAGGCCAACGTGCGCCACGGCGGTGGCCTCGTCGACTTCGACCGGCAGTACCACGGCGCCGACGCCCGCGCACTGTGGCACTGGGATGCGGTCGACCTGACCACCGGCGTCAACGTCGAGAAGCAGACCGACGACCGCCGCGGCTACAACAACTACACCGGCACCGCCGCCGCCCCGACCGCGCTCGGCGTGCAGGGCACGCTGCGCCGCAACGAGCTGAACCGCGCCGACACGCGGGAAGCCTACGCGCAGGCCGACTGGGCCCTCGCCACCGACTGGCAGGCCAGCCTGGGCGTGCGCAGCGGCCGGGTGCGCATGCGCGTCCAGGACTACTACCTGGGCAACGGCGACGACTCCGGCGCGCTGACCTACCGCTACACCAACCCGGTGGCCGGCCTGCGCTGGCGCGCCAGCTCCGCGCTGACGCTGCACGCCGCCGCCTCGCGCGGCCACGAATCACCGACGCTGGGCGAACTCGCCTACCGCCCCGACGGCACCAGCGGCTTCAACACCGACCTGCAGGCCCAGACCAGCCGCCAGTTCGAACTCGGCGCCAAGTGGCGTGAAAGCGGTCTGGCGCTGGACGCCACCGTGTTCCGCATCGACACCGACCAGGAAATCGGCGTCGCCACCAACGCGGGCGGCCGGTCCTCCTTCCGCAATGTCGGCCGCACCGAACGCTACGGCGCCGAGCTGGGCGCGGGCTGGCGCGTGGTGCCGGGCCTGCGGGCACAGCTGGCGCTGACGCTGCTGCATGCACAGTACGCCGACGCCTTCGTCACCTGCACCGGCGTCCCCTGCACGCTGACCGCCGCGACCAACACCACCACCGTGCCCGCCGGCAACCGCATCGCCGGCACGCAGCCCGCGTCCGCCTACGCCGAACTCGCCTGGAGCGCCCCGTGGAGCGCGGATGCCGAGGCCGCCGTGGAGTGGCGCGCGCAGGGCCGCACCGCGGTGAACGACACCAACACCGACCACGCCGGCGGCTACGGCCTGTTCAATCTGCGCTACAGCCACCGCTGGATCGTCGACGAGGCCGGCACGCTGCAACTGCTGGCGCGTCTGGACAACGTCGCCGGCCGGCGCGTCGCCGGCAGTGTCATCGTCAACGACGCCAACGGGCGCTACTTCGAGCCGGGCGCGCCGCGCAGCGCGCTGGTCTCGCTGCGCTACCTGCGGCGTTTCTGA